A part of Candidatus Methylacidiphilales bacterium genomic DNA contains:
- a CDS encoding TIM barrel protein, with protein MLSISTSWNSMRHTDGLAMLEELAGLGFESVELSHGIRYSLWPGILKALENKIVRICSMHNFCPLPLGYLKPAPNCYEFSDPRSSGRQLAVKYTKQTIDHAAEFGAKAVVLHLGSLPLKNPNSKFERLTARNQLCSRRYVKNKIAAMLEHEKKFEAAWPRVKGCLAELLEYAKGKKIRLGLESREGIEEIPVESQWGRIFEELPDAGYWHDFGHSARKDCLGFIDHESEFGKRAARLIGCHVQDFKGPDHDHMIPGDGDVPFKQFWAHLKNEPLFVLELSPRVPKEKVETCLNWWKKNGPR; from the coding sequence ATGCTTTCAATATCGACCAGTTGGAATTCCATGCGCCATACCGATGGCCTGGCCATGCTTGAGGAGCTGGCTGGCCTGGGATTTGAATCCGTTGAGTTGAGCCACGGGATCCGTTACAGCCTCTGGCCGGGCATCTTAAAGGCCCTGGAGAATAAAATCGTCCGCATCTGTTCCATGCATAACTTCTGCCCCCTTCCTTTGGGTTATTTGAAGCCCGCGCCCAACTGTTACGAATTTTCCGATCCCAGATCTTCAGGCCGGCAATTGGCCGTCAAGTACACCAAACAAACCATCGACCACGCGGCGGAATTCGGCGCAAAGGCCGTGGTGCTGCACCTGGGGTCTCTTCCGCTCAAAAATCCAAACTCCAAATTTGAACGCCTGACAGCCCGAAACCAGCTCTGCTCGCGGCGCTATGTCAAAAACAAGATCGCTGCCATGCTTGAGCACGAGAAAAAATTTGAGGCTGCCTGGCCGCGGGTGAAGGGGTGCCTCGCCGAACTTCTGGAATACGCAAAGGGCAAAAAAATCCGCCTCGGCCTGGAATCCCGCGAAGGCATCGAGGAAATTCCGGTCGAGAGCCAGTGGGGCAGGATTTTTGAAGAATTGCCGGACGCCGGATACTGGCACGATTTCGGTCACAGCGCCCGGAAGGATTGCCTCGGGTTCATCGACCACGAGTCGGAATTCGGCAAGCGCGCCGCGCGGTTGATCGGCTGCCATGTGCAGGATTTTAAAGGACCCGACCATGACCACATGATCCCGGGCGATGGCGATGTGCCCTTCAAACAATTCTGGGCCCATTTAAAAAACGAACCCTTGTTTGTCCTGGAATTGTCCCCAAGGGTCCCAAAAGAGAAAGTGGAAACATGTCTGAACTGGTGGAAAAAAAACGGTCCGCGCTGA